Proteins encoded within one genomic window of Methanobacterium sp.:
- a CDS encoding DUF1727 domain-containing protein: protein MDSSKFRYSLAVATGTVTSFILRKIFRSSASALPGKVAMAIYPEILKLVNQRCHKKIIITGTNGKTTTNNLLNFIFRREFSSVLSNLRGANMPQGLVSAFLHDRKKEYDWGIFEVDEGSFRRVTRDIKPDYVLVTNFFRDQLDRYGEIEKAFQDIFEALKPLKTTLILNADDPLVSDFKKLNKKNIYYGVAHNQYSTDEQAIVESRLCPSCSSYLEYDYYNYGQLGSYKCPDCGFKNPDYDYTITQIDYRDYVYHFKFKTKDHNSHDIAFPYEGIFNAYNCCAALSTSHEIGLPMKKVAHLVGEFEYHLGRMENFQFPDKVVKIALVKNPIGLTETISSISLDERDKSMLFVLNDNPADGTDVSWIWDAELEKISNVKNLNKIFCAGRRAEDIALRLKYAGVPVGLIELDNDMDQAIGKVLEEEVEIIYLLPTYTAVFQARELVLARLEGSGKKMSHFREYLKNLKIP from the coding sequence ATAGATTCTTCAAAATTCAGATATTCTCTTGCAGTTGCTACCGGTACAGTTACCAGTTTTATCCTCAGGAAAATCTTCAGAAGTAGCGCCAGTGCCCTGCCGGGTAAAGTGGCAATGGCAATTTATCCTGAAATTTTGAAACTAGTAAATCAACGCTGCCATAAAAAGATCATAATCACCGGGACCAATGGTAAAACAACCACCAACAACTTGCTTAATTTCATTTTTCGAAGGGAGTTTTCCTCAGTTCTTTCTAATTTACGGGGCGCAAATATGCCACAGGGATTGGTAAGTGCTTTTTTACATGACCGAAAAAAAGAATATGATTGGGGAATCTTTGAAGTTGATGAAGGTTCGTTTAGAAGGGTGACTCGCGATATTAAACCAGACTATGTACTGGTAACTAATTTCTTCCGAGACCAATTGGACCGCTATGGAGAGATCGAAAAAGCATTTCAGGATATTTTTGAAGCACTTAAACCTTTGAAAACTACCTTAATTCTGAACGCTGATGATCCCCTAGTTTCTGACTTTAAAAAGTTGAATAAAAAGAATATATATTATGGTGTTGCACATAACCAGTACAGCACTGATGAACAAGCAATAGTTGAATCAAGACTCTGCCCTTCATGCAGCAGTTACCTTGAATATGATTATTATAATTATGGCCAGTTAGGTAGCTACAAATGCCCAGATTGTGGTTTTAAAAACCCTGATTATGATTATACTATTACGCAAATAGATTATCGTGACTATGTTTACCATTTTAAGTTTAAAACAAAAGATCATAACTCTCATGACATTGCCTTTCCATACGAAGGTATTTTCAATGCTTATAACTGTTGCGCGGCATTATCAACATCCCATGAAATCGGGTTGCCCATGAAGAAAGTTGCTCATTTAGTGGGGGAATTTGAATATCATCTGGGACGGATGGAAAATTTCCAATTCCCAGACAAAGTTGTTAAAATAGCTCTGGTCAAAAATCCCATCGGACTCACCGAAACTATAAGCAGCATATCCCTTGATGAGCGAGATAAATCCATGCTATTTGTACTGAATGATAATCCAGCCGATGGTACGGATGTGTCATGGATATGGGATGCTGAATTAGAAAAAATTAGTAATGTTAAAAATCTTAATAAAATCTTTTGCGCAGGCCGAAGAGCTGAAGATATCGCATTACGACTTAAATATGCCGGGGTGCCTGTTGGACTAATAGAATTAGATAATGACATGGATCAAGCAATAGGAAAAGTATTGGAAGAAGAAGTAGAAATCATTTACCTATTACCAACATATACTGCAGTTTTTCAGGCCCGAGAACTTGTTCTGGCACGTTTAGAAGGGTCTGGTAAGAAAATGTCACATTTTCGAGAATACTTAAAGAATCTAAAAATTCCATAA